Genomic segment of Methanoculleus horonobensis:
CGGGAGGAGGACGTCCGGCAGCTCGTCGGGATCGGCCCCCCGAACAACGGCTCGGCCATGGCCGAACTCTTCAACGACCCCGAGCAGGGCTCCGAAGTGATCCGGCGGCTTATCGGGGTCTTCGTGCCGGAGGACTACGACCCCGGGGAGGACACCATCGTCCAGGAGTTCCGCCCCCGGAGCAGGACGATTGCGGCTCTCCGCCGCGCCGGAACCCGCGACGACATCGCCTACCGGATCGTCCTCGGCGCGAACCTCACCGCGACCCCGGCGTTCTTCCCGGCGTTCGGCGGGAGAACCTGGGAGTTCGCCCCGGATGGCGGGTGGCGGACGACGTATGCCGGCGACGGCATCGTTCCCCACTCCGACTCGCACCTCCCGGGTGCACTGGTGGACGTCCTCCCTGGAGACCCGGCGAACCTCGCCCGAAACCCGGAGCTCTACTGCCACACCATGCTGCCGAGAAACCCCGAGGTTGTCGCCCGCGTCAGGGACTACCTTACTCTCGCTGCAGGGCCTGGCGTGCAGACTCCGCCCAGGCATTGATCGCCCGTTCGAGATCCTCGCCGGCCTTCCGTGCCGCTTGCTGGATATGGTCGTGTCCTTCGGGCGTCCCGAAGAGGTGCTGGCCTGTACTCACCACGTTGGTGACCGCCTTCCGGACCGACTCCGATGCCTCCTGCACCCGCTCCTCGATGGTAGGGACGGCCGATTCCGGTTCCTCCTCCGGTTCGGGGGCGGGGTCGACAACCCACCGCCCCTTTTCAAAGCGACCTTCAGTCTCGCTCATATGCGTGGATGTAGGTTAGCCCTGGATAAAAACCTGGCTTTCTGCACCGCCGTGCTTCCCAGCCGGGGGGATGCGCAGGTTCATTTACCCGGAGGACTACAATGGGTGTGATATGGTCTGGGTTGCCGCCGTCGAGGCATGCGGGCGAGTTCTCTCACCGGACACCTGCCGGTTCCGGGTTGTACGGGCCGTTGCGCTTGTGCTCCTCCTCCTCCTGATCGTTCCGCTCATCCTCGGCTCCGCCTTCGGCGTCTCCCCCGCGGCCGTCCTGGCCCTCATCGGATCGACCCTCCTCCTCCAGGCGGCCGCGGCCATCGTCGGCCTCTCGCTCGGGCTGCACCCGGCGGCCGTCCTTCTCTTCCTGACGTCGGTGGCCGCTGCCGTCCTGGTCGGCATCCTCGAGGTCTGCGACCTCTTCGCCGGGCGTTCCCGGATGATCCAGGGGCTTTTATCGAAGATCGACACGAAGACCGGGAGTATCGATTACCTGAAACGCTACGGCGCCCTGATGTTGATTCCGGTCATCTGGATCCCCGGGATCGCTCTCTATGGAACCCCGGTCGTCGCGTGGATCTTCCAGTACCCGCGGGCGGTCTCCCTCCTCTGCATGCTCGCCGGGTGGATGATCGCGATCCTCGCGGTCATGGCGGCGGCGATGGGGCTCGTCCGCCTGGCCTTCTGAGCGGGCCAGGGGGGTAAGGGTTTTATCGCCGGTATGCCGATGGGGAGCAGGGCGCCTCACCGGGGTGAGGTCCCCCTGCCGGCGCAAAATGACGGGGATGTGAAGAGATGGGGCGGGTGTATCGGGATATAACATGGACGGTCGGCAACACTCCGCTCGTCAGGCTGAACCGGATCACGGAGGGCGCTCCGTCCACCGTGGTTGCCAAACTCGAGTCGTTCAACCCGATGGGGAGCGTGAAGGACCGGATTGCCGTCGCGATGATCGAGGCCGCCGAACGGGACGGAACGATCCGGGAAGGGACGGTGATCGTCGAGCCCACCAGCGGGAACACCGGGATCGGGCTCGCGTCGGTCTGCGCCGCCCGGGGATATCGGCTCAGGCTCGTGATGCCCGAGACGATGAGCGTCGAGCGGCAGAAGACGCTCCGCGCCCTCGGGGCCGATCTGATCCTGACACCGGGCGCCGGGGGGATGGCCGGGGCGGTCCGCCGGGCGGCCGAGATCGCCGCAGAAGACCCGGGCGCCTTTTTCATCCCCCAGCAGTTCGAGAACCCGGCCAACCCCGCCATACACCGGATGACGACCGCCGAGGAGATCTGGCGCGACACCGACGGAGAGGCGGATGTCCTGGTCGCGGGTGTCGGAACCGGCGGGACGATCACGGGGATCGCGGAGGCGTTGAAAGCCCGGAAGCCCTCCTTTAAGGCAATCGCCGTCGAACCCGCCGAGTCCCCGGTCATCTCCGGGGGGAAGCCCGGGCCGCACCGGATCCAGGGGATCGGGGCCGGGTTCGTGCCGCGGATCTACCGGCCGGACCTGATCGACGAGGTCGTCCGGGTCACATCGGAGGAGGCGTTCGCCATGACACGCAGGCTTGCCCGCGAGGAGGGCGTCCTCGCCGGGATATCGTCCGGTGCGGCGGCACACGCTGCCTGCGAGGTCGCACACCGGCCGGAGTTCGAGGGGAAACTGATCGTCGTGATCCTCCCGGATACCGGCGAGCGTTACCTCTCCACCGGCCTCTTCGACTGAACAGAGGTGTAAGGTTGGGGATCAGGGAGGATATCCGGACAGTCTTTGCAAAAGACCCGGCGGCCCGGTCGGCGATCGAAGTGATCTGCTGCTACCCCGGCCTCCACGCGATCTGGGCGCACCGGATCGCGCACGCCTTCTATCGCCGCAGGCTCTACTTCCCGGCCCGGTTCGTCTCCCATATCTCGCGAGCGTTGACTGGAATCGAGATCCACCCCGGTGCGAAGATCGGCCGCCGGGTCTTCATCGACCACGGCTCGGGCGTCGTGATCGGGGAGACGGCGGAGGTCGGCGACGACGTCCTGATCTATATGGGCGTGGTGCTCGGCGGCACCGCGCTCGAGCAGACGAAACGGCACCCGACCATCGAGGACGGTGTCATCATCGGGTCGGGGGCGAGCGTTCTCGGCCCCATCACCGTCGGGCGCGGAGCGAAGATCGGGGCGGGTTCGGTCGTCGTCCACCCCGTCCCCGCCGGTGCGACGGTCGTGGGCGTGCCCGGCAGGCTCGCCGGCCCGAAGTGCCAGAAGGGCCAGGAGAGACTCGACCGTGGCGACCTCCCCGATCCGATGCTCCGGGTGGTCAGCCGCATGCTTGATAGGCAGAACCGGATCGAGGAGCGGCTCCGGGCGATGGAGCGGTCGGGACTGGTCGGCGGTAAACGGCAGGAGGAGATCGCGCTCGAGGAGAGTATCCGGGCGGCGCTTAAAGAGGTGATCGACCCGGAGGTCGGGATCGACGTTGTCGATCTCGGCCTGATCAAGGGGATCACCGTCCGGGACTCCTCGGTGCTCGTGGAGATGGTCCTGACCACCGCCACCTGCCCGCTCGTCGACTACCTTACCGACCGGATCCGGCGCCGGGTGCTCGACGTGAGCGGCGTCCGGGACGTCGAGATCCGGGTGTTCGACGAGCCATGGGACTGGGACCGGTTCTTCAGCCAGAGGGATGTTCTCAGGTGATCCTGATGTCCGGATACCCCTGCCGGAGAGAGGTCCGGGACCGCTATGGTCTCACTGGAGAGAACGGTTCCTGACCACCGGCGTGCCCGGAGGCGGCACGGAGGCTCGTGATCCGTCAACCGCCCCCGCCTGAGGCCGCAGGGTTCCCCGTCCGCAATGATACCGGCGGACGGTGCCTGCCCCCGCTTTGCCCTGCAAAAGCCTTCAAGGCACAGAGCATGAGGGAGGCCCGGAGCGTCTCGTGCGGGTACTTGATGACCTCGGCAATGCTCCGACCCTCGTGTGTCAGGGCCGCGTCGTTTCAGGGGCGAACCTTTTTTCCTGCCGCACGCCAGAGATCCGGTAACCATGAACAGCGACCTGAAGGCGGCCGTCCTCGAGCGGTGCCGGAAGATGGAGATCCCGCTCGTCGGGGTCGCGAGCACGGAGCGGTGGGAGAACCCCCCGTTCCGGCCCTGGATGCCGGAGGAGTTCTACCCGCAGTCGATCTTCCCCGAGGCCCGATCGGTGATCGTCATCGGTCTTCCTGTCCACCTCCCGGTGCTTGAGACCTCACCCTCCATCTACTACCATGAACTCTACAAAACCGTCAACGCCCTGCTCGACCAGTACACCTACCGGCTCGCCTCCTACCTCAACGACTGCGGCTACCCGTCGGTCTTCGTCCCCCGCGACGGTTACGGGAGCATCGAGGTGCTCCAGAAGAACCCCATCGCCTTCTTCTCGCACCGCCACGCAGCGCTCCTCGCGGGGCTCGGGACGTTCGGCGTGAACAACACCCTCCTCACGCCGGATTACGGCCCCCGGATCAGGTTCGGCTCGGTTCTCACCGCCGCGGACCTCCCGCCCGATCCGCTGCTCACGGAGAACCTCTGCACCCGGTGCATGCTCTGCGTCGAGGCCTGCCCCGTAGGCGCGCTCGACGAGCGGGACTACCCCGAGGGCCTCACCGACAAGGCGGCCTGCGCGGAGGACAGCGCCGAACTCGCCCGGCGCCACATCTCTCCCTGCGGGATCTGCATCAAAGTCTGCCCGATCGGGGATGACCGACGTCACTACGGGCACAGTACCGCTGCAGGTGACGGGGATCCGCGCTACCGGCGCGCCAGGGAACACGTGCAGAGATGCGGCGGGCTGTAAACCCGCCAAAAAAAGATTATTCTCTTCTTACTCTGCCCATCAACTGATCCATGAGTTCCGGCGCCCGGTCGCGCATGCCGAACCCGACGATGATGGCGATCGCCGCGCCGATGCCGATCCCGACTCCCCAGGCTATCGGGACGACGAAGACGTAGATGATCGAGAGGTCGAGCATGAGCTGCTGGAGCGCGAGGATGGCGACGACGAAGTAGAGGAAGGCTCGTAACAGCATCGCGATCAGTCCGAAGCCCTGGATGCTCTGCGTCTCCCCCATGTTCTGGAGTAGGTCCAACAGCCAGTCGATCAGGATGAACCCGGCGACCAGGATGATGAGGAACGCGACGACGTTCGGGATGTAGGCTACGATGGCCGCGACCGCTGCTGTCAGGGCCGGGATCTGCAGGACGCTGACCGCCGTGAGGATTGCGATGAGGTAGATGAACCAGCGGACGATGAGGTCGAAGAGGCGGCTTATGTTCATCGTGGAACGTTCGATCTGCTGGCCGACCGACGTCTTCCGGAGCGCGTCGTCGACGCCGATCCGGTCGAGAACTCCGGCAACGACCCTCCCAAGGATGCGTCCGAGGATCCAGCCGATGATCAGGATGACGATCGCTGCAATGAGGTTTGGCAAAAACAGAATGACGTTACGGGCCAGTTCTTGAACCGGCTCTAACACCTGAGCCGAAAGGTCTCCATTTGTCACGGTATATCACCGGGAGAAGGATCTAGGAGGTACTATATATACCTTAATGCCCCGGCCACCCGGGGAGCGCGGGGAGACCGTAGCCAGGGGAGTGCGACGGGCGTGAGCACCGCCAGGTGCGAGCACCCGGAGTTTGAGCACCGATAGGTGCAAGCGCCTTCTCAGAAAGGGGGGGTGACGGAGAGGTTACTCCTGAGCCCCGGCCGCTGCTATCGCCCGGGATCGCCCGGTGAAGCGGTACATCAGCGCGAGGATCGCCGGCATGACGACGATTGCGCCCACGAGCGAGAACCCGACCGATATGACCGTCACGATCCCGAAGTTGCTGATGATGTTGAACGTCGAGAACGTGAGCGCCGAGAACCCGAAGACCGTCGTCAGCCCCGATACCGTGATGGCCGTCCCGATCTTCTGCACGGCGGTCTGAATTGCATCGAGGAACTCCATGCCCCGGGCGAGTTCCTCCTCACACCGCTCCATGATCAGGATGGTGTACTCGGACGCGACGCCGATCGTCATCGAACCGAGGACGGCGGTCAGCGGTGTATATTCGAGGCCGAGGAGGTACATGATCGCGCCGTTCCAGCCCACGATGAAGACGATCGGAATGACCGGCGAGACGGCGCCGAACTTCCGGTAGACGAGAATCAGGAAGCCGAGGATGAAGGCGAACCCGAGCAGGGTCATATACACCCTGGACTCGCTGATGTCGTCCATGACGGCGGCAAACATCTCCATCTGGCCGGTGATCTTCACCGTCACGCCGGCCGGCGGGTTGTTCCACGCGACGTCGCTCTGTACCCTCTCGACGAGGCCGCGGGCGACGCTCATCTCCATATCAACCGTCGAAAACTCGAGCACCGCTTCCAGATTCCCGTTGAGGTAGCGTTTCAGGGTCGATTCCGGGATCCGGGCAATGACGTTGTCGACCTCCCTCTCGGTCGAGGGGAGTACCCCGTTGTTGTACTCGCGGACCAGGGTCGCGATGCTCGTGACGCCCGTGATCTTGTCATTATGCTCCTGCTCGTAGACCCCGAACCGATCTATCCAGGCGAGCGTCTCCGGAGAGAGTACGTCGTCCGCGAGCACGATGACGGGGATGGTGCTCGTCGAACCCATGACCCGGGTGAGTTTTTCGAGGGAAAGAAGGGCGGGCATATCGCCGGGGACGAAGGTCTTCTCGTCCGCGCTGACGGGGACGCTCTGGTCGAGGTAG
This window contains:
- a CDS encoding esterase/lipase family protein, with amino-acid sequence MVHGWRSHPGIWNRLAPALSDAAVPFWNFDHTAMQGAGTETIALALQDYIHTKREETGYVGPVDVVCHSMGTCIARYLLEVLDGDAREEDVRQLVGIGPPNNGSAMAELFNDPEQGSEVIRRLIGVFVPEDYDPGEDTIVQEFRPRSRTIAALRRAGTRDDIAYRIVLGANLTATPAFFPAFGGRTWEFAPDGGWRTTYAGDGIVPHSDSHLPGALVDVLPGDPANLARNPELYCHTMLPRNPEVVARVRDYLTLAAGPGVQTPPRH
- the cysK gene encoding cysteine synthase A encodes the protein MGRVYRDITWTVGNTPLVRLNRITEGAPSTVVAKLESFNPMGSVKDRIAVAMIEAAERDGTIREGTVIVEPTSGNTGIGLASVCAARGYRLRLVMPETMSVERQKTLRALGADLILTPGAGGMAGAVRRAAEIAAEDPGAFFIPQQFENPANPAIHRMTTAEEIWRDTDGEADVLVAGVGTGGTITGIAEALKARKPSFKAIAVEPAESPVISGGKPGPHRIQGIGAGFVPRIYRPDLIDEVVRVTSEEAFAMTRRLAREEGVLAGISSGAAAHAACEVAHRPEFEGKLIVVILPDTGERYLSTGLFD
- the cysE gene encoding serine O-acetyltransferase, translating into MGIREDIRTVFAKDPAARSAIEVICCYPGLHAIWAHRIAHAFYRRRLYFPARFVSHISRALTGIEIHPGAKIGRRVFIDHGSGVVIGETAEVGDDVLIYMGVVLGGTALEQTKRHPTIEDGVIIGSGASVLGPITVGRGAKIGAGSVVVHPVPAGATVVGVPGRLAGPKCQKGQERLDRGDLPDPMLRVVSRMLDRQNRIEERLRAMERSGLVGGKRQEEIALEESIRAALKEVIDPEVGIDVVDLGLIKGITVRDSSVLVEMVLTTATCPLVDYLTDRIRRRVLDVSGVRDVEIRVFDEPWDWDRFFSQRDVLR
- a CDS encoding 4Fe-4S binding protein is translated as MNSDLKAAVLERCRKMEIPLVGVASTERWENPPFRPWMPEEFYPQSIFPEARSVIVIGLPVHLPVLETSPSIYYHELYKTVNALLDQYTYRLASYLNDCGYPSVFVPRDGYGSIEVLQKNPIAFFSHRHAALLAGLGTFGVNNTLLTPDYGPRIRFGSVLTAADLPPDPLLTENLCTRCMLCVEACPVGALDERDYPEGLTDKAACAEDSAELARRHISPCGICIKVCPIGDDRRHYGHSTAAGDGDPRYRRAREHVQRCGGL
- a CDS encoding mechanosensitive ion channel family protein; protein product: MTNGDLSAQVLEPVQELARNVILFLPNLIAAIVILIIGWILGRILGRVVAGVLDRIGVDDALRKTSVGQQIERSTMNISRLFDLIVRWFIYLIAILTAVSVLQIPALTAAVAAIVAYIPNVVAFLIILVAGFILIDWLLDLLQNMGETQSIQGFGLIAMLLRAFLYFVVAILALQQLMLDLSIIYVFVVPIAWGVGIGIGAAIAIIVGFGMRDRAPELMDQLMGRVRRE